A DNA window from Actinokineospora baliensis contains the following coding sequences:
- a CDS encoding lasso RiPP family leader peptide-containing protein — protein MVTTEVPEQTQASISYMPPTLFAVGNVVELTRGTAEHDTADMQTARYW, from the coding sequence GTGGTCACGACCGAAGTGCCCGAGCAGACACAGGCTTCCATCTCGTACATGCCTCCGACGCTGTTCGCGGTCGGCAACGTGGTGGAGCTCACACGGGGGACCGCCGAGCACGACACGGCGGACATGCAGACCGCCCGGTACTGGTGA
- a CDS encoding type II toxin-antitoxin system death-on-curing family toxin → MRAWRYLTADELVEQGRRYKLGAVRDYGALEACVHSPSRTFDGVDLHLEVVDKAAVMCFNIARTYHPFVDGNKRAASIALLATCYMNGFVPMITQSELVALILTVVQAEVTKDDLAGFLRERLT, encoded by the coding sequence GTGCGAGCGTGGAGATACCTCACGGCCGATGAGCTGGTCGAACAGGGGCGGCGGTACAAGCTGGGGGCCGTTCGGGACTACGGGGCGCTTGAAGCGTGCGTGCACTCACCCTCGCGGACCTTCGACGGGGTGGATCTCCATCTCGAGGTGGTGGACAAAGCCGCCGTGATGTGTTTCAACATTGCGCGCACCTACCACCCATTTGTCGATGGCAATAAGCGGGCCGCATCGATTGCCTTGCTGGCGACGTGTTACATGAACGGCTTTGTTCCCATGATCACCCAATCGGAGCTCGTGGCGCTCATCCTGACGGTGGTGCAGGCCGAGGTGACGAAGGATGATCTCGCTGGCTTCCTCCGTGAGAGGTTGACCTAG